The Anopheles gambiae chromosome 2, idAnoGambNW_F1_1, whole genome shotgun sequence genomic sequence AACTTGTTTTCCGCACTGAATTGAGGGTGAGCAGCATAATTAGCCTCGaagcaaagaaaacacacaatcgACGCGTTGCGGGTGAGCGACACTTTCAAatggttctgctgctgctaatctCGTACCCACCATATTCACACCACTTATGCATACGCCTGCTCTGCTCCACAGTGCCCCTACCTTCCCCCTGTTTCACGGCACGATGAACATTGGGGCAGCTGCTCTCccccacaaaaaaacccgACCGACACCGGATGCCGGAGATGCGCTTTAATTCATTGATGCCTGACCGGATCCTGATGCTGGGGCACTCTTTTGTCACGCAAATAAATTGCCGTCCGACACCATTTGTTTTGCACACGGACAGATCTTCGCTGGCAGGTGGTAGATACAGATTGGCCGCCCACTTCCCACGCACACCCACACTTGCACGGCGCCCAGCACTCGTTGGTGTTGTTTTGGTGAACCAGCAGCGGCGGTACAGCAGACGGGCAGACCGCCTGTATAGGAACAAAATCGATGATGCTTTGCTTTGTTCCCTTCCAATCAAgcaaattgtttgtttgtgcgtaAACGAAGCAATCTTGCGCTGCCCCAAAACCTTTCAGCAAAGTCTCCAGCGAAACTCCtagcaacacacacgcacaattgTTCTCCAGGTTCGGATGCACGGGCAGCGTTTGACGTACCGTAGCGAACatagtgaccagaaataccgatttatctgtattcctaccgatttttggtgtcggacgagaaccggtgttttcaacatggtatggtcgttgacaatttttttttatatataccTACCTATTCACAGATGAGCACCCTAAGGGCGCCTACCTGCAGAGATGAGCGCTGCCAGACACACCGAAAAACCACcgtaatgaaaaaaataaccaccgacaaaccgacgtgacactggcgttacaaaagtgtcccacacgaaagtactgtcatttgcatgtgaggcgatcacttctgtcaaagtaagctctgttcactgctgcttcgatgtaaacaacttttccaaGTACAAACGGCAGAGGAAGTGTtaggcaagattttgtgagaatttttggacaaaacacccaggaaaatcattttataaggttccaaatcaatgcaaaagatgtgagaagtacataaaacaatacgcattggaatttgagaagaaaaacaaaaaggggatttagcagtttcttctctgtgtcagtgtagtaagcgaatcattatagagatggcgctagtgtttaacgtattttcatttgaaataaggagacaacttttgaagctcattttgttcgaagtgtcatgtcggtttgtcggtgaaATAACCTTTTGAAATTGGTTTTCACACTCGAACGAAAGATAAATTATTCTGATTTGCCAATTGATATGCCAATTCAGTATAATTAGCCCaaataactgtcaaatttaggaaaccgcgtatctccgaatccgcgtgtAAAAGGTACCGTGTAtttcggggaccgcctgtacagataaatcggaatttctggtcactctgccgCCACGAGCGCGTTTACAGCGGCGGATCAAGCGGTTTTGGATTTGGTAAACAGGCAGCGGTGGAGCCAACACTTGAGCACCACTGGCGTTATGCGCTACGCCAATCCGTTACGCGAAAGGCTGCGCTGcacatttgttgttttttcgtttttttttgataatttatcTGTTATTTTAATACTGTTATCGCACATCAAATTCTTAATGTTGTTTATTCAAACGTATGCTATAGATGAATTGCGcaaattttcttttaaaatgagCAATAACTAGACAAAAAAACCATTCGTAATCGGCAATAAATAACAGATTTATTCGTCCCTCGTGGTTGTGGTTACCGACATGCCTTCAGCCGAGATTCGTAGCACTTCCCATCGATACTTGCACCTCCATCTCCCTAGCTACCTCACTTGCCGCAGCAACCGCCGGACTTTTCCTTGCATCCACCGCTCGCGCAGGCACACTTGCAATCCGTCGCACAGGGCTGGCCACTGCCACATCCGCTAGTGCATTTGCAATCTGTTGAACGAAAATTTAGGCACATGGCTCTCTGAACTGAAATAGGGGAGGAGGAGTGAGGCTTATGCTTACCATTTCCACAGCACTTGCAGGGCATCTTTAGGTGCAGTTTTCTATCGGTGCTTCGCAGCGTACAGGAAAAAAGAAGACCTTAAAGACCTTGGGCACGTAGTAGTCGTGGTACACTTTCACCCGTTGCTCGTGACAACGCTTGCTTCAAACTAATCACACGGTTTGCAAAATCACTTTCTCGTCGTACCGGTGGTTGCTCTCTCGCTACTGCATACCGGTGTTCGCACGTGCATTCTTTTATATGGCGCGCCTGCTCCGACCGATCTCAATTGTAGCAATTGAGCGCCGTTTGAAAGCATGGTCGCGTGCACTTCCGCAAAACCCCGACCGCGCTGGGCGCGAGAGTGTCGTGTGCAAACCATatgatgtgtttgtgcgcggTATCGACGAGATCGGTTTCCACTTTACCGGTGGTGTGTgccctattttttttttttcttatttgctGCATCATGCCATTTCAAACTGtttgactctctctctctctctctctctctcccacccACCCCCCATCCACCCCGTCACAGCTTATGATGCAATTCGTCGCAATAGTAATACGGGAAAaagaaaccaaaccaaaacacgTGACGTAGGCATCTCGTGTTTTTCCGTTGTTTTGGTCGTCGAATCGAAAAGCCCTGATCATGCAGCTCTATGCTACACAGTCGGGTACAATTGTTTTTGCCGCGTAAGTAGGCGTAGAAATACAATCCCCACCACTACCAGGCGACAAACGTATGTGTGTAGGGAGACATGTTTCAATTCCGTCCCCGGACCTCCCCCCTGATATATCTAATCAAGCagacaaacaaataataatcatcGGTCAACGACGCCAACAGCAGACACCACTTTGCACGTCGCCGATGCTTTGCACACAACACCAACATTAGTATGACGCGTACCGCTAGTGGGGCACGCAACGAGAAGCCCCTTTGTTCGGCATGTAGCCCTCACTCTGAGGCTCGCATGTGTGTTGCACACGgaaactagcagcagcagcagcagtagcagtagtagctgCGAGCtgcacaaccaccaccaataTAAGAGGCCCGGTGCAACGGTTCGAGTCAAGTCACTAAGCAGTTCCTAGCCGAGCAACGACATCGTGCAATATTCGAAGCAATACTTTACGGGGTGTGTTACAataccaaaccaaacaacaccAGCTGCAAAAGATGCCGTGCAAAACCTGCGTTGCCGGTAAGTAGTATCGCCAATAGCGGATCTTTCAGTTGTGCTGTGACCTGGGATGTTAACTAACCGAGGGAGCCTGTCTTTCATCACCACAGACTGTAAATGCGCCAGCCCGAACTGCGGTGCCGGATGTGGCTGCGAGTCACGCTGCACCTGCCCGTGCAAGAATGGCGCTAAGGAAGGCTGCTGCAAGTAAATGCTAACCCACAGCACGAACCCCAGTACCAGCCCAGCCTTCAAGCGCCGCCGGATTTCGGATCCTGGACAAAGTACGATCTAATTGGAACAGTATTAGGCCACgtagaggttttttttcttcttttaagtACACTTGTCATTCCCACCAATTCCCTGGTACGGCTGCAGCCCCGTGCAGCGCTTTTATAACTATGTAAACATTGTAAAGTGAGATTCAAAATATACATCTCTACGGTATGTTGGGAGAGTAGAAGTAAACAAAATGCTCCAAAAAATGCGTCACGCCTACTGAGATGGAAGCATCGCTTTCTGGGTTCACTGTTGTAGATAATGAGGTTTTAAAGATCGCAGATGATCCTCCGAGCAGCGTTTGGAATTATTGGAAAAGTTTCATCGACCGAAATTGTCATCAGAGTTTGCCACGTGTCATGGTAAAGCTTTGTAATACGATATAGGGTAAGGTTGGCCCCGACGATGTATCGATCAAGTGGGAGGTCACTGCTTTGGCGGTAACGGTGGCTGCACCGGCATCGGTGGCAGCGGTGGCCACTGGATGTCGTTGAAGTTGTACGATGGGTACAGCGGTACGTACGGTTTGGTGCCGATCGCGTTGGTGTCCGTATCGTCGGTGATTACCACGGCCGCTGCATTCATCGCTTCCTCGTACGTTGGTGGAGCTGTAgagagcagagagagagagagagagagagataagaCATCTTCTGGACATCTTCAACAACCGTGGACGTGGACTTACGCAAATACTCCGGTGGAAGTGTCTGCTCACGCACCAAACCACTGGCGGAAGGTAGTGAGTTGCCGGATGAGTTGCCGAAGCTGAAGCCAGCCTGCTGCCCACTGCTCACACCGACAGCCGTCGCCTGCGGTACGGCAACCGTTGCCTGCTGCTGGAACATCAGCGGAATCGTACCGATAATGAGCGGTATCTCCAGCACCGGATCCGAACCGCAGCCCTGCACCCGCACCGTCATATGCAACCGGTACGCCACCGAGATGAGATTCTGATCGCCGCAGGTCGGTATGACCGTGGGCACCACCAGCCGCTGCTCGTACTGCTTCTGTGCCTCGGGCGCCACCCCGTCCCCGATGTGCTTCACGATCGTGTGCGTCTCGCGGCGCGTCTTGCTCGCCGGGTACTCCGCGTGGTACGTTATCTCCTGCAGCAGCTTCATGTTAACGCCCTCGATGATGCGCGACGACAGGTTGTGCAGATCGATCGTGAGCGGTATGGCCTGCCCGGGCACGTACCCCGTGAACGGTACGGTCACCTTCACGAACAGTGGTTTTGTGCGCCAGAAGCCACAGCAGAACACGCGCGCATCTTCCATCCGGCTGGGCAGCCGGATCGACGGCGCCTGCAGGTTCAGATCGCGCGGCTGCACCACGGTAAAGCCGATCTTGTGCGTTATGTTAAACTTCCACGGCCGGTCCAACACGACCTGGGCCGTGTAGCGGCAGTGCCCGTACGTGCCCTCGAACGAGGTGGGCAGATGGGACGGCAGCTCGCACGCAAACTCGTAGATGTGCTCCCCGGCCGGCAGTTCTGTGGGCGTGCCTGTGTGGGATGGGGAGAAACGAAAGAGAAGGATttgttaatattatttttttaatgtaaactATGGGGGTCGCGAAACAAGGAGACCAAAAACAGAGCTCCGTTTTCGTACCATTCTGTTGCGCACCAACGAGCACCTTCATCGACGACAGGTGGTCCCGTTTGGCGGTGTAGTAGACCGTACGGCGTTGCCTGCCCTGGCCCCGCTTCTCTGACCACTGTACATTGCTGTAGCCGACTATTCGCAGTGTGATTTCTAgatgagagcgagagagagtgaaagtgaataaataaaataaaaaaaaatgcaccccGAACTGCAGCACTGTACTCTGATCGATCATGTCTCCTTCAGCCAATGTACAgattagtggtgggagctcgggaTCAAACCtatccgattccgactccgaaaCCAATTCCGGGGctaattccggagccaattcctccgttgaaatcggctccggaatcggaatagaCCTAGGAATCGCAATTAGCTCCAgaaacggaatcagaattgacattagaattggaattagctccggaatgaagAATCAGTTGTTGAATGAAAATAAGTGAAGTGAAGCGagtcagaagcgaaatcagtccgggaatctcctcAATACTCTAGAGAGTCtctatcaatacgtagcacaattagaccaaaatgcctattcttatggagatgccgaaaccgattccgatttcttAGCCGATTCTGCTTTCGGAGCGAATTCCGATTCCacttctggagccgattcagATTTGGAGTCGATCTAtcgggaatcgattccgaagttttcattttcccatcactagagTACAGATCGCGATATCAACATAACATCGCTTCTGTATggttgtgcgtttttttgccgTGGACAAGAAGCTTTACAGAAGAAGagacatcacacacacacacacacttcatcaCACCATCGACCGAAAGGGAAATCTGACGTAGAAAAGTAGAAAGGCGGACCCTGGGATCGCCCTTGGAAAGAGACGGACCCTCGCCTTCACCACCGTATCGTATCGTACCATTGAACTTCTTCGCCTCGGTCAGCTTGATCTGGACGTGGCCCGTCAGTTGCTGCCCGCTAAGGTACGCTCCCTGCGTGCTGTTGGTAAAGCGGATGTCACAGTGCACTTTCATGATGCCGCTTGCCTCTGGTTTGAAGGGAGCAGtctcccttcccctccccctctgACACGAAACCACAAAAACACGCACGAAACTCTCACAAAACCCTAGACaacggctggctggctggctagcTGGCTACTACCACTACACTGCTCTCTATTATGATGTTCGCTCGTAACTGAACCGGCTCGGCGCGTTGATCGCGCCCTGAAGCTGCTCAGTATGTTTGTTTCAGTGGtggcgctttttttttggttaggGGTGGTGGGAGCATGATGTCATACAGCCGAAGTGACCTTCTCAcgaaccatcaccaccatccgcGGGTTGGCGTTGTCTGTGTACACGATGATGTCGGGTGCTGTGTTGGTGAAGCCGAGGCCCGGTGGCGTATTGGTGAAGCATAAACTGATTTCTCCCTTCGCGGGGCTATCACTGGGGCCGTTAGACGGGGAGGGATGAGGTAGGGGTGAGTTGCGTTTTCGTTTGCGGATTGTggtctcccccctcccctcatcaaagaacacacacatgcacacacagacacacactcacgcaacATCAATTCGGGGCTAACGCTCTCTTCTCGCGATTAGCAAAACTGCCTTGAAGAATTCCGCTTCACGGAATGTTATGGCGTTCCCCAACCCACCCGCTCTCCCCAATAGTTCGACCGACTCGGTTTAtgtggttctttttttattgccgGGGTAACGATGAtagagacaaaacaaaacagcacaccCTAATTCAGATCGGCTCTCATCGTTCAGCCCCAAGCTTCATCTTCGATGCATTATGTTACGCGCGTCACAGACTTATCATTATCAATCCGAATAGTCGGCAATTCGGCATTAAATACCGATgctaaaatttgatgttgagataaACTGTAAAGATCCTTTCAATGCACACATCAAACCCTTTTACAATGAGTCACCCAGCAAGGTTCCTCGCACGGTTGGCAATGCAAACCTTCATCCGACCCCTTACGGCGTGTCAACACACCTCTCCGAAAATCTGCACACGAAAGCTGATTGCTGATTGCAATGTCCGCGGTGGTGGCCTGCGACCTGCGCTGATGCACACTGCCCGCCCAATCTGATGGCGTGTGGCGAAAGGCGTGCAAGCCAACCATTACCTCGATCGATGTTGACGAAATGTGGGGCTTATCTTATCGAAACACCCATTAACAATTGAAAACAGGCCTCGTGTAAGGGAAGCCGTCGCCCGCCACCAGTCGCTAGTTAGATAAAGTGTTCCGTAGGGCTCCTTCGGTTTCTGATAGGAGTTTCCCAGCGGGACGATAGACGGGCAAACGGTCGTTTCAGTGCGATTAGAATCGTGTAGGAGTGTGGTGCAGATACCAGATCGTGCAGTGCACTGGATCCAGTGGTACATTGTGTCCCAAACCACAGCAACAGCTACAGCATGCCGGAAGCGTCCCAGTGTCAGATACGGTTCGATAATAACCCGTGCGGGGTCTATTTCCCCGGCCAGTCCCTGTCCGGGTACGTGGAGCTGCGCGTACTGGAAGCGTTCAAAGTAAAAGGTAAGGACGGTGGTACTACGTACTACTATCTGGAAGTAAAAAATACCCAACATGAGTCACACACGCCGTGTACGCGCATTTGCAGGTGTCAGCCTGCAAATCAAAGGATTCGCCGAGGTGAAGTGGTCGGAGAGCAGCGGTACGGGCAAATCCCGGCGCACCGTGCACTACCACGGCCGGCAAGACTACATCAACACGGTCACGTACCTGCAGGGGTCACCGGAGGGCAACCCGTTCGATATTGCGCCCGGTACGCACACGTACCGATTCGGCTGCCTGCTGCCCCCCAATCTGCCCACCTCGTTCGAGGGCCAGCACGGGCACATACGGTACACGGTGCGGGTGGTGCTGCACCGCCCGTGGAAGGTGGACCCGACGTACAAGGTCGGCTTTACCGTGCTACGGCACGTGAATCTTAACGAGAATGCGCTCACGCTCGCGATGCCCTGCAAGCTAGAGCTGCAGAAGGTGTTCTGCTGCGGGCCGTGCGCCTCGGACCCGCTGCACATCTCGGCCCAGCTACCGATCGGTGGGTACGTGCCCGGGCAAACGATTGCGGTGCGCATCGAGGCCACCAACCGGAGCAAGAAGCGGGTGAGCGAGTTCAGCACCAAGCTGCTGAAGAACGTGTGCTACATCAGCCAGACACCGTACAGCCGGGTGAAGCTCGAACCGGAGGTGGTGGCGGAGGTGCGCTGTCCGGGGGTGGGGGCCGGCGAGCAGGGCACCTGGGATCAGTATCTGGCCATACCGGCCCTACCCTCCACCAGCAACCAGTGCCAGGTGCTGACGCTTGGGTATGAGGTGGAGGTGGAGGGCAAGATACCCGGGCCGAACATTAATCCGCGCGTTCGCATTCCGATAACGCTCGGCACGGTGCCGTTAGCGGCGCACGCCATCCCCAGGATGGAGACGAACTATCGGCTAGAAGCGTACCCCGTACCGGAGGCAACCGTGCCAGCCCCCGTCTCCGCCGCACAGGAACCATCGGCACCGCCAGTACCGTACGATCAGCTCAAGCCCGTCACCCAAGTCACCGGAAGCGTACCCAACGATCAGCTACGTAAGGAGCGGCGCGCACGGTTGCGCATTTGGCAGCAACTGCCACCATGCCCCCCCGCCATTAGCAAACCGAAATTTAACGCAATCCGATTGTTTATCTATTTTTGGTTTCCGAAATAGCACCACCGACGTACGAGGAGGCGGTAGGATCCACGCCGGCCAACATACTGGAGGAAGGGGAGGAGAACACGGGCAGCAATAATTTCACACCACAGTACATGGTGTACCGTTTCGGCGAGTAAAAACCCGGTGAACCCGGATGGAGCATGATTCAGCGTTGAAATGCTTGAAACACTTACCAATCCACTAGGCAGCAGAACGCACGCGGGATGAGTACTCTTTTGCGGTTGCACAATTAGGATAAGTATCgtcttttttctattttccgtTAATAAACGTATTGCAATAAGTAAACACTGCCGTGATTGATTGAAAGACAGCTCTCGACAATTGATTGGTGCAGCAGTCCCCTTTTAAGCAATGCTGGCCCTAGTGCCAAGTCTACTAAGTCTGCTCTCTAAACGAGGTAACGAGGATGGTGTGCCTACTTTTTTGCGTTAAATGTGAAACCCGAAACTGGCAACACTGCCACTACCTGTCAGGACCTAGCAtgcaccccccccccgttTCCGATTGGGCCAAAACTCCAACAGGAGAGATCCCGAACGCGGCGAGCGCGAGAGCAAATGCTCTCAATTTTTCACCCAAAAGACCCAAATAGCATTGGAGCGTTACGTTTCgcgatttttgtatggagGCGTTACTGCTCGCTACCTGCTCATAACACTGCTCGATAGCAGTCCTTAGTGAGCAGGTAGCGTGTAACATTCTATGTAAGCTCAATGAAAGCTCAAAGCTCAAGCGTTACTTAGCGAGTGCACGAACCACAGTATAGCGCTGTGGGTTCTGTATtcggatgtaaacaaaaacacacacacttttttaaaatttcgatGCACATTGTCCAGTACaacgataaaatgtattttatttaactattattCAATACTTACATGCCCCAATATATGGTTTTACACGTTTATATACGATTTCAACCATCACTTTGGATGGTATCAACTGATGCCGACGGCGTTGTTGTCTCTGCGTCAGGCACATGTATTGTTGCCGCTTCTAATGCTCGGGACGTTTTTTCGTTAGCAGTAGCACAACGATTAAACGCACTAATTGTACCACTTGCAAAGCGatacaaataaagtaaaacacataataCACCGTACAACACACTTCTTAACAACACTTGCACATAAAAACCACTTGTCGATGCGGTGATCCAATGTCCtgtttgcagtggaaaaataacaatgaaagattagaatgctttcaaatatggcattattttataatactttcctttccatgctATTTTGTGGTGTATGGCAACGTTGGTTTGCTTGAAGATACACAACGACCGGTGTGTTGGTACAGTTGAGAATGTGCCGATCACGATCACAGCCGGCTTTAGTGATTGTTGTAGAAACTGTAACAATGATCAATATCATTAAATctgcattatttttacaattcaaTGTGATTTCAAGAAAAAgtaaagtgaaaaagtaaagtaaaagtgaaaaagtaaaacatttcatcttACCGGCGTCGTATTTCgtcggcatacacacacacacagctgctcGATCATACTCGGACGAATGTTGCCAAATTTCGGgatgaaatgatgtttttcctgTGGAATAATGtgttcaaacattaaaagataGTTTATTTACTGAAATATGCACAGAAAACTTACCTTTTCCCTAGTtttcacataaaattttacgattattCTGCACAC encodes the following:
- the LOC1281232 gene encoding arrestin domain-containing protein 3 gives rise to the protein MKVHCDIRFTNSTQGAYLSGQQLTGHVQIKLTEAKKFNEITLRIVGYSNVQWSEKRGQGRQRRTVYYTAKRDHLSSMKVLVGAQQNGTPTELPAGEHIYEFACELPSHLPTSFEGTYGHCRYTAQVVLDRPWKFNITHKIGFTVVQPRDLNLQAPSIRLPSRMEDARVFCCGFWRTKPLFVKVTVPFTGYVPGQAIPLTIDLHNLSSRIIEGVNMKLLQEITYHAEYPASKTRRETHTIVKHIGDGVAPEAQKQYEQRLVVPTVIPTCGDQNLISVAYRLHMTVRVQGCGSDPVLEIPLIIGTIPLMFQQQATVAVPQATAVGVSSGQQAGFSFGNSSGNSLPSASGLVREQTLPPEYLPPPTYEEAMNAAAVVITDDTDTNAIGTKPYVPLYPSYNFNDIQWPPLPPMPVQPPLPPKQ
- the LOC1281231 gene encoding arrestin domain-containing protein 3, translated to MPEASQCQIRFDNNPCGVYFPGQSLSGYVELRVLEAFKVKGVSLQIKGFAEVKWSESSGTGKSRRTVHYHGRQDYINTVTYLQGSPEGNPFDIAPGTHTYRFGCLLPPNLPTSFEGQHGHIRYTVRVVLHRPWKVDPTYKVGFTVLRHVNLNENALTLAMPCKLELQKVFCCGPCASDPLHISAQLPIGGYVPGQTIAVRIEATNRSKKRVSEFSTKLLKNVCYISQTPYSRVKLEPEVVAEVRCPGVGAGEQGTWDQYLAIPALPSTSNQCQVLTLGYEVEVEGKIPGPNINPRVRIPITLGTVPLAAHAIPRMETNYRLEAYPVPEATVPAPVSAAQEPSAPPVPYDQLKPVTQVTGSVPNDQLPPPTYEEAVGSTPANILEEGEENTGSNNFTPQYMVYRFGE